In the Alphaproteobacteria bacterium genome, AAGCGCCACCGATTCCCGGCCGCGTGTGAAGAAGCTCCGACTCCGCCGCGGCGATGCTCTCGCCGAGGATTTTGATCATCGCATCGACCTCATCGGCGGTCACAACGAGTGGTGGTGCGAATGCTGCGAAGTCGTTGCCGCATCTGAGGAGGAGACCCCGTTTGCGCGCTTGCCGTTCGACCGCTTTTCCGGGCCTGACCGCGAGCGGGAAGCGTTCGTGCGTATCGCGATTCTTGACGAATTCGACACCTTGCAATAGCCCAGCACCGCGCACATCGCCGATGATCGTAGAGCGCTCCGCCAGGCGGAGGAGCCCTTGACG is a window encoding:
- a CDS encoding aminotransferase class III-fold pyridoxal phosphate-dependent enzyme, translated to DEIITGFGRLGTMFGSEYFKAIPDITCCGKGMSGGYAPLAAILIRDRIASAFYGEEEENVQFHHGHTYAGNPVACAAGIAALTQLIEKDLVGNARRQGERLRQGLLRLAERSTIIGDVRGAGLLQGVEFVKNRDTHERFPLAVRPGKAVERQARKRGLLLRCGNDFAAFAPPLVVTADEVDAMIKILGESIAAAESELLHTRPGIGGA